The genomic segment GTACCCAACCAACTTCGACTACCAGAAGGCCCACAGCGTCGACGAGGCCCTGGCCGCGATGGCGGCCAACCCCGACCTCAAGGTGATGGCGGGGGGGCATTCCCTCCTGCCCGCGATGAAGCTGCGGCTCGCCCAGCCGCCCGCGGTGCTCGACGTGTTCGGCATCGAGGAGCTGCGGGGCATCCGGGAGGAAGGCGACATGTCCGTGGTGGGCGCGATGACCACGCACGCGCAGATTCAGCGCTCGGGGCTGCCCCTCTTCCCCGAGGTGGCCGGGTACGTCGGCGACCCGATGGTCCGCAACCGGGGCACCATCGGCGGCTCACTGGCGCATGCCGACCCCAGCGCGGACTACCCGGCGGCGGCCCTCGCCCTGGGGGTGGAGTTCATGATCCGGGGAATGGACGGCGAGCGCGTCGTCTCCGCCGACGAGATGTTCGTGGGGATGTTCGAGAGCGCGGTGCAGCCGGGCGAGCTGCTGACGCACATCCGCATTCCCCGGAATATTCAGGCGAGCGCCTACGAGAAGTTCAAGCACCCGGCGAGCCACTACGCCATCGTGGGCGTCGCCCTCGCCCGGCACGCGGACGGCCAGATTCGCGCCGCGTACACCGGGGCGGGGGAGAAGG from the Deinococcus planocerae genome contains:
- a CDS encoding FAD binding domain-containing protein; the encoded protein is MYPTNFDYQKAHSVDEALAAMAANPDLKVMAGGHSLLPAMKLRLAQPPAVLDVFGIEELRGIREEGDMSVVGAMTTHAQIQRSGLPLFPEVAGYVGDPMVRNRGTIGGSLAHADPSADYPAAALALGVEFMIRGMDGERVVSADEMFVGMFESAVQPGELLTHIRIPRNIQASAYEKFKHPASHYAIVGVALARHADGQIRAAYTGAGEKAQRLSTLEERVNGGQPVGTGLVDSSGLLGDRFASPEYRAHLVDVLAARAAARV